A portion of the Sabethes cyaneus chromosome 3, idSabCyanKW18_F2, whole genome shotgun sequence genome contains these proteins:
- the LOC128741989 gene encoding thioester-containing protein 1 allele R1-like isoform X1, with translation MWLFQILLGCGLIAVLCESQGLVVIGPKFIRANNAYSIAFSNSFTNNLRLKLELEGLWEGVTVSIETNEIKLSSNTGKYVTFQVGAIPEAEYSLSVRSLEDSFVFNEIIELLYDKKSSSIFIQTDKPVYTPGDVLRFRVIAIDADTRPVTSYNTVDINLEDSKETSIRHWKHAKLNNGIFQSTVNLPTLPALGNWSLTVIAGDYKVAKQIEVREYVLPKFFVKAYPSKILLIDEKKVSVTVSAAYTFGEAVDGTVRVDLFLYGEMERPDMTIRNQDISGIITVNFDLPYALDIEDPYLYRRDVSVRVEVVETCTNHTVNIVEVIPIYKHPYRVSLIKSMPWFRPGLPYQVDLSITDHNGEPAPEETVAAILINYEGDSLESEVAMQATLRKGLISLGLEPPKNSDTMEIRVKYNTKDYEYVDYIYSIPLKSNRYLKIAFKSKQKIRANTVVVFEISCTESLDDFAYIITSRGSVITSGYEVLQNKKTTDFRLKLTPQMAPKARLIVFSINKFLIYDSMELSFDTFNNEFSFTLDAEEYRPGQHFHVDVKAAKDSYVAFTAIDQSLFLMGHTGHDLTEKDVLNDLALYGSTEPNEFNPFETMGLFLKTTVDVDFAYPALKRFGGHFPLAEIVQKPVPIREDFRETWLWQNYTMDGIKDKLIFRHNVPDTISSWEISGFALSPTLGLGIIKQPQTFSVKKKPFYIVLNLPYSIKRNEVVTICVMIFNLLENTVIADVTLFNVYDEIEFVEKTSNDTTRRTKAVLVPKSKGKPISFRIKAKKLGEITIKVEAINLLASDAVERMLQVTPESRRYEAKWFDTPISNLEPLIHLPTGNGEQNIAKFASNIVILDYLSESGKLSEKNRTKPIDYLQSGYQRQLKYKRSDGSFSIWRGKDSIGSTFLTAFVAKSFKIADEYIEVHKTIVEDAFKWLVSIQTEEGRFNEVGSVINAELQGGIRSTNYALTAYVLTAFLENKDIATTHQQIVNKTIAFLETNLYNMTDQYDLALSTYALSLGDRPKREDFLNKLLETSIFDRERVERYWQRPPVEVEIAGYALLSYTAMGKYVDGLPIMRWLLRNRSALGGFRGTQDTFVGLKALAKFSAATSTKKNDYRVIVTHKPDARHTFDIDNVNSMEVLSLPIPNDIRKVNVEITGIVIGFFQVAFEYYQNINVSKQSFNLNVTVLDTTTIHVQHLKICVSYIPNEAYIRSSMALVEVFFPSGMIVDTEGVEDLSKKIRKTELRYAATSVVVYYDGLGPEENCFIVTSYRKYKVALHRPAYVVVYDFYNQDSFAIESYEGKVMQLCDICEDEDCHTLSC, from the exons ATGtggttgtttcaaattttgctcggttgcgGTTTGATCGCGGTGCTTTGCGAAAGTCAAGG ATTGGTAGTCATTGGTCCAAAATTTATTCGAGCAAACAATGCATATAGCATAGCCTTCAGCAATTCATTTACAAATAATCTCCGATTGAAGCTGGAATTGGAAGGATTATGGGAAGGGGTTACCGTTTCGATTGAAACAAACGAGATAAAACTTTCCAGCAACACAGGAAAATATGTGACCTTCCAG GTAGGGGCCATTCCCGAGGCTGAATACAGTTTATCGGTACGAAGTCTAGAGGATAGTTTCGTTTTTAATGAAATAATTGAGTTACTGTATGATAAGAAAAGCTCGTCGATCTTTATACAAACTGATAAACCCGTCTACACACCTGGAGATGTTCTTAGGTTTCGGGTTATTGCAATAGATGCCGATACGCGCCCAGTGACGAGCTACAATACTGTAGATATTAACCTTGAAGATTCAAAAGAAACTTCCATTAGACATTGGAAGCATGCTAAATTGAACAATGGAATCTTTCAGTCAACCGTAAATCTGCCAACTCTACCGGCCTTAGGCAATTGGAGCTTGACGGTGATAGCTGGGGATTAT AAAGTGGCAAAACAAATTGAAGTGCGAGAGTACGTACTGCCAAAGTTCTTTGTCAAAGCATATCCCTCTAAAATTTTACTGATTGACGAGAAAAAGGTTAGCGTGACTGTATCAGCAGCATATACATTCGGTGAGGCGGTCGATGGGACTGTTCGAGTGGATTTGTTTTTGTACGGTGAAATGGAGCGACCTGATATGACAATAAGAAACCAGGATATTTCCGGAATAATCACCGTGAATTTTGATTTACCTTATGCTTTAGACATCGAAGATCCTTATCTATACCGCAGGGATGTTTCCGTCAGGGTGGAAGTAGTGGAAACATGTACAA ATCATACAGTGAATATCGTGGAAGTAATACCCATATATAAACATCCATATAGAGTTTCGTTGATCAAGTCTATGCCCTGGTTTAGACCCGGTTTGCCGTATCAAGTGGATTTATCGATAACGGATCATAATGGCGAACCAGCACCCGAGGAGACTGTTGCAGCAATTTTAATAAATTATGAAGGGGATTCCTTGGAGAGCGAAGTTGCAATGCAGGCTACTCTCCGTAAGGGTCTAATTTCACTGGGCTTAGAACCGCCAAAAAATTCTGATACAATGGAAATTCGG GTGAAATATAATACCAAAGACTATGAATATGTCGATTACATTTATAGCATCCCATTGAAAAGCAACCGCTATCTAAAAATCGctttcaaatcaaaacaaaa GATTCGTGCTAACACTGTAGTCGTTTTCGAAATCAGCTGCACAGAGTCTTTGGACGATTTTGCTTATATCATCACATCGAGAGGTAGTGTGATCACCTCGGGATACGAAGTGCtacaaaataagaaaacaacCGATTTTAGGCTAAAGCTCACGCCTCAAATGGCTCCTAAGGCACGACTAATTGTTTTCAGTATAAACAAATTCCTAATTTATGACTCAATGGAATTGAGTTTTGACACGTTTAATAACGAA TTTTCGTTTACCCTGGATGCTGAAGAGTATCGTCCAGGTCAGCATTTCCACGTGGACGTCAAAGCCGCTAAAGATTCTTATGTTGCTTTCACAGCTATCGATCAAAGTTTATTTTTGATGGGCCACACAGGGCATGATTTAACTGAAAAAGATGTGCTCAATGATTTGGCTCTGTATGGAAGCACGGAACCAAATGAATTTAATCCATTCGAG ACAATGGGATTGTTTTTAAAAACTACTGTTGATGTAGATTTCG CTTATCCGGCACTGAAGCGGTTTGGAGGGCATTTCCCGTTAGCCGAAATTGTTCAAAAACCTGTACCCATCAGGGAGGACTTTCGTGAAACTTGGCTTTGGCAAAACTATACCATGGATGGCATTAAGGATAAACTTATTTTCAGACACAACGTGCCAGATACCATCAGCTCTTGGGAAATTTCAGGATTTGCGCTCAGCCCCACACTAGGATTGGGGATCATTAAACAACCACAAACGTTCAGCGTGAAGAAAAAGCCATTTTATATTGTTCTCAATCTGCCGTACTCCATTAAGCGTAACGAAGTGGTTACGATTTGCGTGATGATTTTCAACTTGCTGGAAAACACAGTTATTGCAGATGTGACACTATTTAACGTGTATGATGAAATTGAGTTCGTAGAGAAGACTTCTAATGACA cAACCCGCCGTACCAAAGCTGTACTCGTGCCAAAGTCCAAAGGCAAACCAATCTCGTTTAGGATTAAAGCAAAGAAACTTGGCGAAATAACAATCAAAGTTGAAGCAATCAATTTACTCGCTTCTGATGCCGTCGAACGGATGCTACAAGTAACCCCGGAAAGCCGACGTTACGAAG CGAAATGGTTTGACACACCAATCAGTAATTTGGAGCCATTGATTCATCTGCCAACTGGGAACGGAGAACAAAATAtagccaaatttgcttccaatATCGTTATTTTAGACTACCTTTCTGAAAGTGGAAAGCtttcagaaaaaaatcgaaCAAAACCAATTGACTACTTACAAAGTGGTTATCAAAGACAATTGAAATACAAGCGATCTGACGGTTCCTTCAGTATTTGGAGAGGTAAAGACAGCATAGGCAGTACATTCTTAACAGCTTTCGTAGCAAAGTCCTTTAAAATAGCTGACGAATACATTGAAGTACATAAAACGATAGTTGAAGATGCATTTAAATGGTTGGTTTCCATTCAAACTGAGGAAGGCAGATTCAATGAGGTTGGCAGTGTTATAAATGCTGAGTTGCAAGGAGGAATACGCTCGACGAACTATGCACTTACGGCTTATGTACTAACTGCCTTTTTGGAAAACAAAGACATTGCAACAACACACcaacaaattgtaaacaaaacaatagCATTTCTGGAGACAAATCTGTACAACATGACTGATCAATATGATTTAGCATTGTCAACGTATGCACTTTCGCTTGGTGATCGACCGAAAAGAGAGGATTTTCTAAATAAACTCCTAGAAACCTCTATATTCGATAGAGAACGTGTTGAACGATACTGGCAACGGCCACCGGTTGAGGTTGAGATTGCCGGATACGCATTACTATCGTACACTGCTATGGGCAAATATGTTGATGGACTTCCTATTATGCGATGGTTGCTAAGAAATCGTTCTGCCTTAGGTGGATTTCGTGGGACCCAAGATACATTCGTTGGGTTGAAAGCACTTGCCAAGTTTTCAGCAGCAACATCAACCAAAAAAAATGATTATCGAGTCATTGTAACACACAAGCCAGATGCACGTCATACCTTTGACATCGACAATGTAAATTCCATGGAAGTTCTGAGTCTACCTATACCAAACGATATTCGTAAGGTAAATGTAGAAATTACCGGAATTGTAATCGGGTTCTTCCAAGTAGCTTTTGAATACTATCAAAATATTAATGTGTCGAAGCAAAGTTTTAATTTGAATGTAACAGTGCTAGATACAACGACCATTCATGTGCAGCACCTGAAGATCTGCGTCAGTTATATCCCAAACGAAGCGTACATCCGCTCTAGTATGGCTTTAGTTGAGGTATTTTTCCCCAGCGGAATGATCGTAGATACGGAAGGAGTGGAAGATTTGTCTAAAAAAATTAGG aaaactgAATTACGATACGCTGCCACCTCGGTAGTTGTTTACTATGACGGTCTAGGACCGGAAGAGAATTGTTTCATAGTGACATCCTATCGCAAATACAAAGTAGCATTACATCGACCAGCTTACGTTGTTGTCTATGATTTTTACAACCAAG ATAGTTTTGCTATTGAATCGTACGAAGGAAAAGTGATGCAGCTCTGCGATATTTGTGAAGACGAAGACTGTCACACATTGTCTTGCTGA
- the LOC128741989 gene encoding thioester-containing protein 1 allele R1-like isoform X2, protein MWLFQILLGCGLIAVLCESQGLVVIGPKFIRANNAYSIAFSNSFTNNLRLKLELEGLWEGVTVSIETNEIKLSSNTGKYVTFQVGAIPEAEYSLSVRSLEDSFVFNEIIELLYDKKSSSIFIQTDKPVYTPGDVLRFRVIAIDADTRPVTSYNTVDINLEDSKETSIRHWKHAKLNNGIFQSTVNLPTLPALGNWSLTVIAGDYKVAKQIEVREYVLPKFFVKAYPSKILLIDEKKVSVTVSAAYTFGEAVDGTVRVDLFLYGEMERPDMTIRNQDISGIITVNFDLPYALDIEDPYLYRRDVSVRVEVVETYHTVNIVEVIPIYKHPYRVSLIKSMPWFRPGLPYQVDLSITDHNGEPAPEETVAAILINYEGDSLESEVAMQATLRKGLISLGLEPPKNSDTMEIRVKYNTKDYEYVDYIYSIPLKSNRYLKIAFKSKQKIRANTVVVFEISCTESLDDFAYIITSRGSVITSGYEVLQNKKTTDFRLKLTPQMAPKARLIVFSINKFLIYDSMELSFDTFNNEFSFTLDAEEYRPGQHFHVDVKAAKDSYVAFTAIDQSLFLMGHTGHDLTEKDVLNDLALYGSTEPNEFNPFETMGLFLKTTVDVDFAYPALKRFGGHFPLAEIVQKPVPIREDFRETWLWQNYTMDGIKDKLIFRHNVPDTISSWEISGFALSPTLGLGIIKQPQTFSVKKKPFYIVLNLPYSIKRNEVVTICVMIFNLLENTVIADVTLFNVYDEIEFVEKTSNDTTRRTKAVLVPKSKGKPISFRIKAKKLGEITIKVEAINLLASDAVERMLQVTPESRRYEAKWFDTPISNLEPLIHLPTGNGEQNIAKFASNIVILDYLSESGKLSEKNRTKPIDYLQSGYQRQLKYKRSDGSFSIWRGKDSIGSTFLTAFVAKSFKIADEYIEVHKTIVEDAFKWLVSIQTEEGRFNEVGSVINAELQGGIRSTNYALTAYVLTAFLENKDIATTHQQIVNKTIAFLETNLYNMTDQYDLALSTYALSLGDRPKREDFLNKLLETSIFDRERVERYWQRPPVEVEIAGYALLSYTAMGKYVDGLPIMRWLLRNRSALGGFRGTQDTFVGLKALAKFSAATSTKKNDYRVIVTHKPDARHTFDIDNVNSMEVLSLPIPNDIRKVNVEITGIVIGFFQVAFEYYQNINVSKQSFNLNVTVLDTTTIHVQHLKICVSYIPNEAYIRSSMALVEVFFPSGMIVDTEGVEDLSKKIRKTELRYAATSVVVYYDGLGPEENCFIVTSYRKYKVALHRPAYVVVYDFYNQDSFAIESYEGKVMQLCDICEDEDCHTLSC, encoded by the exons ATGtggttgtttcaaattttgctcggttgcgGTTTGATCGCGGTGCTTTGCGAAAGTCAAGG ATTGGTAGTCATTGGTCCAAAATTTATTCGAGCAAACAATGCATATAGCATAGCCTTCAGCAATTCATTTACAAATAATCTCCGATTGAAGCTGGAATTGGAAGGATTATGGGAAGGGGTTACCGTTTCGATTGAAACAAACGAGATAAAACTTTCCAGCAACACAGGAAAATATGTGACCTTCCAG GTAGGGGCCATTCCCGAGGCTGAATACAGTTTATCGGTACGAAGTCTAGAGGATAGTTTCGTTTTTAATGAAATAATTGAGTTACTGTATGATAAGAAAAGCTCGTCGATCTTTATACAAACTGATAAACCCGTCTACACACCTGGAGATGTTCTTAGGTTTCGGGTTATTGCAATAGATGCCGATACGCGCCCAGTGACGAGCTACAATACTGTAGATATTAACCTTGAAGATTCAAAAGAAACTTCCATTAGACATTGGAAGCATGCTAAATTGAACAATGGAATCTTTCAGTCAACCGTAAATCTGCCAACTCTACCGGCCTTAGGCAATTGGAGCTTGACGGTGATAGCTGGGGATTAT AAAGTGGCAAAACAAATTGAAGTGCGAGAGTACGTACTGCCAAAGTTCTTTGTCAAAGCATATCCCTCTAAAATTTTACTGATTGACGAGAAAAAGGTTAGCGTGACTGTATCAGCAGCATATACATTCGGTGAGGCGGTCGATGGGACTGTTCGAGTGGATTTGTTTTTGTACGGTGAAATGGAGCGACCTGATATGACAATAAGAAACCAGGATATTTCCGGAATAATCACCGTGAATTTTGATTTACCTTATGCTTTAGACATCGAAGATCCTTATCTATACCGCAGGGATGTTTCCGTCAGGGTGGAAGTAGTGGAAACAT ATCATACAGTGAATATCGTGGAAGTAATACCCATATATAAACATCCATATAGAGTTTCGTTGATCAAGTCTATGCCCTGGTTTAGACCCGGTTTGCCGTATCAAGTGGATTTATCGATAACGGATCATAATGGCGAACCAGCACCCGAGGAGACTGTTGCAGCAATTTTAATAAATTATGAAGGGGATTCCTTGGAGAGCGAAGTTGCAATGCAGGCTACTCTCCGTAAGGGTCTAATTTCACTGGGCTTAGAACCGCCAAAAAATTCTGATACAATGGAAATTCGG GTGAAATATAATACCAAAGACTATGAATATGTCGATTACATTTATAGCATCCCATTGAAAAGCAACCGCTATCTAAAAATCGctttcaaatcaaaacaaaa GATTCGTGCTAACACTGTAGTCGTTTTCGAAATCAGCTGCACAGAGTCTTTGGACGATTTTGCTTATATCATCACATCGAGAGGTAGTGTGATCACCTCGGGATACGAAGTGCtacaaaataagaaaacaacCGATTTTAGGCTAAAGCTCACGCCTCAAATGGCTCCTAAGGCACGACTAATTGTTTTCAGTATAAACAAATTCCTAATTTATGACTCAATGGAATTGAGTTTTGACACGTTTAATAACGAA TTTTCGTTTACCCTGGATGCTGAAGAGTATCGTCCAGGTCAGCATTTCCACGTGGACGTCAAAGCCGCTAAAGATTCTTATGTTGCTTTCACAGCTATCGATCAAAGTTTATTTTTGATGGGCCACACAGGGCATGATTTAACTGAAAAAGATGTGCTCAATGATTTGGCTCTGTATGGAAGCACGGAACCAAATGAATTTAATCCATTCGAG ACAATGGGATTGTTTTTAAAAACTACTGTTGATGTAGATTTCG CTTATCCGGCACTGAAGCGGTTTGGAGGGCATTTCCCGTTAGCCGAAATTGTTCAAAAACCTGTACCCATCAGGGAGGACTTTCGTGAAACTTGGCTTTGGCAAAACTATACCATGGATGGCATTAAGGATAAACTTATTTTCAGACACAACGTGCCAGATACCATCAGCTCTTGGGAAATTTCAGGATTTGCGCTCAGCCCCACACTAGGATTGGGGATCATTAAACAACCACAAACGTTCAGCGTGAAGAAAAAGCCATTTTATATTGTTCTCAATCTGCCGTACTCCATTAAGCGTAACGAAGTGGTTACGATTTGCGTGATGATTTTCAACTTGCTGGAAAACACAGTTATTGCAGATGTGACACTATTTAACGTGTATGATGAAATTGAGTTCGTAGAGAAGACTTCTAATGACA cAACCCGCCGTACCAAAGCTGTACTCGTGCCAAAGTCCAAAGGCAAACCAATCTCGTTTAGGATTAAAGCAAAGAAACTTGGCGAAATAACAATCAAAGTTGAAGCAATCAATTTACTCGCTTCTGATGCCGTCGAACGGATGCTACAAGTAACCCCGGAAAGCCGACGTTACGAAG CGAAATGGTTTGACACACCAATCAGTAATTTGGAGCCATTGATTCATCTGCCAACTGGGAACGGAGAACAAAATAtagccaaatttgcttccaatATCGTTATTTTAGACTACCTTTCTGAAAGTGGAAAGCtttcagaaaaaaatcgaaCAAAACCAATTGACTACTTACAAAGTGGTTATCAAAGACAATTGAAATACAAGCGATCTGACGGTTCCTTCAGTATTTGGAGAGGTAAAGACAGCATAGGCAGTACATTCTTAACAGCTTTCGTAGCAAAGTCCTTTAAAATAGCTGACGAATACATTGAAGTACATAAAACGATAGTTGAAGATGCATTTAAATGGTTGGTTTCCATTCAAACTGAGGAAGGCAGATTCAATGAGGTTGGCAGTGTTATAAATGCTGAGTTGCAAGGAGGAATACGCTCGACGAACTATGCACTTACGGCTTATGTACTAACTGCCTTTTTGGAAAACAAAGACATTGCAACAACACACcaacaaattgtaaacaaaacaatagCATTTCTGGAGACAAATCTGTACAACATGACTGATCAATATGATTTAGCATTGTCAACGTATGCACTTTCGCTTGGTGATCGACCGAAAAGAGAGGATTTTCTAAATAAACTCCTAGAAACCTCTATATTCGATAGAGAACGTGTTGAACGATACTGGCAACGGCCACCGGTTGAGGTTGAGATTGCCGGATACGCATTACTATCGTACACTGCTATGGGCAAATATGTTGATGGACTTCCTATTATGCGATGGTTGCTAAGAAATCGTTCTGCCTTAGGTGGATTTCGTGGGACCCAAGATACATTCGTTGGGTTGAAAGCACTTGCCAAGTTTTCAGCAGCAACATCAACCAAAAAAAATGATTATCGAGTCATTGTAACACACAAGCCAGATGCACGTCATACCTTTGACATCGACAATGTAAATTCCATGGAAGTTCTGAGTCTACCTATACCAAACGATATTCGTAAGGTAAATGTAGAAATTACCGGAATTGTAATCGGGTTCTTCCAAGTAGCTTTTGAATACTATCAAAATATTAATGTGTCGAAGCAAAGTTTTAATTTGAATGTAACAGTGCTAGATACAACGACCATTCATGTGCAGCACCTGAAGATCTGCGTCAGTTATATCCCAAACGAAGCGTACATCCGCTCTAGTATGGCTTTAGTTGAGGTATTTTTCCCCAGCGGAATGATCGTAGATACGGAAGGAGTGGAAGATTTGTCTAAAAAAATTAGG aaaactgAATTACGATACGCTGCCACCTCGGTAGTTGTTTACTATGACGGTCTAGGACCGGAAGAGAATTGTTTCATAGTGACATCCTATCGCAAATACAAAGTAGCATTACATCGACCAGCTTACGTTGTTGTCTATGATTTTTACAACCAAG ATAGTTTTGCTATTGAATCGTACGAAGGAAAAGTGATGCAGCTCTGCGATATTTGTGAAGACGAAGACTGTCACACATTGTCTTGCTGA